A genomic region of Methanobacterium sp. SMA-27 contains the following coding sequences:
- the nifE gene encoding nitrogenase iron-molybdenum cofactor biosynthesis protein NifE — protein MEPIIKTFESRKKHMCVKGEGISIPTCDKASLPGTVTQRTCVFGGARIVLMPITDSIHLVHGPIGCAACTWDIRGSKSSREDLYKKGCSTDLKEKNIIFGGEKKLYETIMELNRIYSPGAIFVYATCVSGIIGDDIKAVCKKSEETTGCRVIPVQSEGYQDHNKTKGHWIGGDALLDYVIGTKEPEKTTQFDINIVGEFNVAGDLWGIKPLITAMGVNIISTLTGDSHVDEIAQAHRAKLNIVQCQKSSNYVAKKMEKKYGIPFIKVNFFGLEQTVNSLREIADFFGNPEMMERTEKIIETGLKEVEHKTDEYKERLTGKTVALYVGGNKAWSLVRAFEELGMDVMMSGTKNGIKEDYERIKETVKDGTIIVDDANSTELARLLKKYRPNLLISGAKENIFH, from the coding sequence ATGGAACCCATTATTAAAACGTTTGAGTCACGTAAAAAACACATGTGTGTAAAGGGGGAAGGAATTTCCATCCCTACCTGTGATAAAGCCAGTTTACCTGGCACAGTAACACAGAGAACATGTGTGTTTGGTGGTGCAAGAATTGTTTTAATGCCAATTACAGATTCAATTCATCTTGTACATGGCCCAATTGGTTGTGCAGCATGTACATGGGATATTAGGGGAAGTAAATCCTCAAGAGAAGATTTATATAAAAAAGGATGTTCTACAGACCTTAAAGAGAAAAATATTATCTTTGGGGGAGAAAAAAAGCTTTATGAAACCATAATGGAGCTCAATAGGATTTATAGTCCTGGGGCAATATTCGTGTATGCAACATGTGTTTCAGGTATCATAGGGGACGATATCAAGGCTGTATGTAAAAAATCAGAAGAAACAACAGGATGCAGAGTTATACCCGTTCAATCTGAAGGATATCAAGATCATAATAAAACCAAAGGACATTGGATAGGGGGTGATGCATTACTGGATTATGTAATTGGAACCAAAGAACCTGAAAAAACAACACAATTTGACATAAATATTGTTGGTGAGTTTAATGTAGCAGGAGATCTCTGGGGAATAAAACCCCTAATCACAGCAATGGGTGTTAATATAATCAGTACATTGACTGGAGATTCACATGTGGATGAGATAGCCCAGGCACACCGAGCTAAGCTGAATATAGTTCAGTGTCAGAAGTCGTCTAATTATGTTGCCAAAAAAATGGAAAAGAAATATGGAATACCTTTTATAAAGGTTAATTTCTTTGGTCTTGAGCAAACTGTGAATTCATTAAGGGAAATTGCTGATTTTTTTGGAAACCCTGAAATGATGGAAAGAACCGAAAAAATAATTGAAACCGGATTAAAAGAAGTTGAACATAAAACTGATGAATATAAAGAGAGATTAACAGGAAAAACTGTTGCACTGTATGTTGGAGGCAATAAAGCATGGTCTCTTGTAAGGGCTTTTGAAGAATTAGGCATGGATGTCATGATGTCTGGAACCAAGAATGGAATAAAAGAAGATTATGAAAGAATTAAAGAAACTGTAAAAGATGGAACAATAATTGTTGATGATGCCAATTCAACAGAATTAGCCAGACTTCTTAAAAAATACAGGCCTAATCTCCTTATATCTGGTGCCAAAGAAAATATATTTCATTAA
- a CDS encoding P-II family nitrogen regulator, with amino-acid sequence MKEIMAIIRPKKVTKTKEVLDSLGFPAMNAIRVMGRGKQRAILNEISIEINEPELLDMEGSMHYIPKRMLSLVVPDEDVSLVVEAILKVNHTGQIGDGKVFVCPVEEALRVRTMENGDEAIS; translated from the coding sequence ATGAAGGAAATAATGGCCATTATACGCCCTAAAAAAGTAACAAAAACAAAAGAAGTTTTGGATTCTCTTGGATTCCCTGCAATGAATGCAATCAGGGTCATGGGGAGAGGTAAACAAAGGGCAATCCTGAATGAAATTAGTATTGAAATAAATGAACCAGAACTTTTAGATATGGAAGGTTCGATGCATTACATTCCAAAGAGGATGTTGTCGCTTGTTGTACCTGATGAGGATGTTTCACTGGTTGTGGAGGCCATATTGAAGGTAAACCACACAGGGCAGATAGGGGACGGTAAGGTGTTTGTATGTCCGGTAGAAGAAGCTTTAAGGGTTCGAACAATGGAAAATGGAGATGAAGCAATTTCCTGA
- a CDS encoding nitrogenase component 1 — MSCINVMEKERNVIINPLKTCQPFGAMFAVTGINKGFPIVHGSQGCSTFVRYGFARHFREPSEIAVTSLHEDAAVFGGRNNLVKGIENLAVRFKPDLIGVITTCSSEIIGDDVFGFADTARENIKKRMGEDSKKIEVIPINTPSFVETHYKGYDNAIKAVVNHLARKNEPNEKVNIIPGIVNPGDVRELKHLIEMMGLEGIFLTDISDPFDAPLRPSKTTMKPFYPKGGVSVDEIRDSANSLGTVSICKYAGSGAKSLEMEHNVPAAINSPPIGIQNTDQFLRELKKFTGNDIPDKLLDERGILIDSMADNASRYLFGRKVAIYGDPDSTTGIARFVGELGMGPTMVCTGVKGPEFAKDIKKIAKETGSNIDVMVGQDLRAVEVYLKENPVDIMIGNSDGRLIALDLGIPLIRVGFPVYDRVGYQRQPILGYNGGLYLMDLITNTILEKYYEPTHWKLQQ, encoded by the coding sequence ATGAGTTGTATTAATGTTATGGAAAAGGAAAGGAATGTCATAATAAATCCCCTTAAAACATGTCAACCATTTGGTGCCATGTTTGCTGTTACAGGTATAAATAAAGGATTTCCAATTGTTCATGGATCCCAAGGGTGTTCAACATTTGTAAGGTATGGTTTTGCACGTCATTTTAGGGAACCATCTGAAATAGCTGTTACATCCCTTCATGAGGATGCAGCAGTATTTGGTGGTAGAAATAACCTTGTAAAAGGTATCGAAAATCTTGCAGTAAGATTTAAACCGGATCTCATTGGAGTTATAACAACTTGTTCCAGTGAAATTATTGGTGATGATGTTTTCGGATTTGCTGATACTGCAAGAGAAAATATAAAAAAACGAATGGGTGAAGATTCTAAAAAAATAGAAGTTATTCCAATAAACACTCCAAGTTTTGTTGAAACCCACTACAAAGGTTATGACAATGCAATCAAAGCAGTTGTGAACCATTTGGCCCGTAAAAATGAACCAAATGAGAAAGTCAATATAATACCCGGAATTGTGAATCCCGGAGATGTCAGAGAATTAAAACATCTCATTGAGATGATGGGATTAGAAGGGATATTCCTCACAGACATCTCAGATCCATTTGATGCACCGCTTAGACCTTCCAAAACTACTATGAAACCTTTTTATCCAAAAGGAGGAGTATCCGTTGATGAAATCAGAGATTCTGCCAACAGTTTAGGAACAGTCTCAATCTGTAAATACGCAGGTTCTGGAGCAAAATCACTTGAAATGGAACATAATGTTCCTGCAGCCATAAACTCACCACCAATTGGTATCCAAAACACTGATCAATTCCTCAGAGAACTTAAAAAATTCACTGGCAACGATATTCCCGACAAACTTCTCGATGAAAGGGGCATACTCATTGATTCAATGGCAGATAACGCTTCAAGATATCTGTTCGGACGTAAAGTAGCAATATATGGTGACCCAGATAGTACAACAGGAATTGCACGTTTCGTTGGCGAGCTTGGAATGGGACCCACAATGGTTTGTACGGGAGTAAAAGGTCCTGAATTTGCCAAGGACATAAAAAAAATTGCTAAAGAAACAGGAAGCAATATTGATGTCATGGTAGGCCAAGATCTCCGTGCTGTGGAAGTTTATTTAAAGGAAAATCCAGTTGATATTATGATTGGTAATTCGGATGGAAGGTTAATAGCTCTGGATTTAGGAATACCCCTAATAAGGGTCGGATTTCCAGTTTATGATAGGGTGGGATACCAAAGACAGCCAATACTTGGTTATAATGGAGGATTGTATCTTATGGATTTAATCACCAACACGATACTTGAGAAATATTATGAACCAACACACTGGAAGCTTCAGCAATAA
- a CDS encoding P-II family nitrogen regulator: MKMIRAIVRPEKVEEVVDALDNAGYMALTKMDVIGRGKQKGIQLENIYYDEIPKTMLLLVAEDDVTKKIIEIIAESSFTGNFGDGKIFVSPVEETYTVRTRSSTL, from the coding sequence ATGAAAATGATAAGAGCAATTGTAAGGCCTGAGAAGGTTGAAGAAGTGGTTGATGCGTTAGATAATGCAGGATACATGGCTCTGACCAAGATGGATGTTATAGGGAGAGGTAAACAGAAGGGTATCCAACTTGAAAACATCTACTATGATGAGATACCCAAAACTATGCTTCTGCTTGTTGCCGAAGATGATGTAACAAAAAAAATTATTGAAATAATTGCAGAATCATCCTTTACAGGAAATTTTGGAGATGGAAAGATTTTTGTTAGTCCTGTTGAAGAAACTTACACTGTTAGAACTAGGAGCAGTACATTATAG
- a CDS encoding nitrogenase subunit alpha, with amino-acid sequence MSERGCAFAGVKGVITGAIKDVIHVVHSPIGCTSYGYGTKRYPTSPDLPNGEKFPIDNFNLKYILGTDLQESDVVFGGMKKLRQSIIEAHKEFPEANAIYAYSTCTTGLIGDDMDAVAKELTEELGTKVVAFNAPGFCGPSQSKGHHVGNLTLFNNLVGTKEPIKTTPYDVNLIGEYNIDGDLWVIKEYLDEMGINLLSKFTGDCCHDEICWMHRAKLSLVRCQRSATYIADLIEEKYGVPYIKVDFFSTKYCAENLRTIGKYFGLEKEAEKVIEDRMKIVGPELEFYKSKLQGKRVFIFSGGPKSYHLSKPLEDELGMETVAVASQFEHKDGFEKMKSRVNDGTLIMDDPNSLEFEEINEEYKPDLILAGVKEKYLAIKLGVPCLLIHSYENGPYMGFEGLLIWQRICIPIYTVLSGICLSLRIKLKNSELKE; translated from the coding sequence ATGTCAGAGCGAGGATGTGCATTTGCAGGTGTAAAAGGAGTTATTACTGGAGCAATAAAGGACGTAATTCATGTTGTGCACTCTCCAATTGGATGTACAAGTTATGGATATGGAACAAAGAGATACCCTACCTCTCCTGATCTTCCTAACGGTGAAAAGTTTCCAATAGATAACTTCAACCTGAAGTATATTCTGGGCACTGATCTCCAGGAATCTGATGTAGTGTTTGGTGGAATGAAAAAACTTAGACAATCCATTATTGAAGCCCACAAAGAATTTCCAGAAGCCAATGCAATTTACGCATATTCAACATGTACTACTGGATTAATTGGGGATGATATGGATGCAGTAGCTAAAGAATTAACAGAAGAACTAGGAACTAAAGTTGTTGCATTTAATGCTCCCGGATTTTGCGGACCTAGCCAGTCCAAGGGGCATCATGTTGGAAATTTAACCCTTTTTAATAATCTGGTTGGTACCAAAGAACCGATAAAAACCACGCCCTATGATGTGAACCTAATTGGAGAATATAACATTGATGGTGACTTGTGGGTTATTAAAGAATATTTGGATGAGATGGGAATAAATCTTCTGAGTAAATTCACAGGAGACTGTTGTCATGATGAGATATGTTGGATGCACCGAGCTAAATTAAGTCTCGTAAGATGTCAAAGATCTGCAACATATATCGCAGACTTAATTGAAGAAAAATACGGTGTTCCATATATTAAAGTTGACTTCTTCAGTACAAAATACTGTGCAGAAAACCTCAGAACAATTGGTAAGTACTTTGGTCTTGAAAAAGAGGCCGAAAAGGTAATTGAAGATCGTATGAAAATAGTGGGACCAGAACTGGAATTTTACAAGAGCAAACTTCAAGGAAAACGGGTTTTTATATTTTCAGGAGGACCAAAAAGTTATCACCTATCCAAACCCCTTGAAGATGAGCTTGGAATGGAAACAGTTGCAGTTGCATCCCAGTTTGAACACAAAGACGGTTTCGAGAAGATGAAGAGCAGGGTTAATGATGGAACCCTTATTATGGATGATCCCAATTCATTGGAATTTGAAGAGATAAATGAAGAATATAAACCTGACCTGATACTTGCAGGTGTAAAAGAGAAATACTTGGCAATTAAATTGGGTGTACCTTGTTTACTTATACATTCATATGAAAATGGGCCATATATGGGATTTGAAGGATTGTTAATCTGGCAAAGGATATGTATTCCAATATATACAGTCCTGTCTGGAATATGCTTGAGTTTGAGGATCAAGTTGAAGAATTCGGAGCTGAAGGAGTAA